One Punica granatum isolate Tunisia-2019 chromosome 3, ASM765513v2, whole genome shotgun sequence genomic window carries:
- the LOC116199089 gene encoding uncharacterized protein LOC116199089 isoform X3 — MTRKKDRFWEYAERLNGRFKCNFCRRDFAGGAPRVKSHLSGIKGRDIDICTKVPKDVQLAAAAMIKGANKRPKTEAFSSNSDGTSSELCEQNDSSVLDDLLAKFLLLNSVDSGVVQSSSFIDFINAVAAFGAAYKPSHSTLKTVVIPKLLGEVEAHVRSVKESWGETGCTLISDVLCDEIEKTSFINIMAYSWKGVVLLNTFKVPTNKLTSDFLEVIICFSIKTIGANNVVQYINGAPSLEPTGALLANEYPHIYMTHCVAAEIQSLFEEVYHKIEWVHMVFDDARCLLNCIYGHSDLLSLIRKHTNNRELRQPQMIEFSSNYDMLRSIIELKSELLQLVQSSDWLSFGSDVQELEKEVTEILLSPQFWNEGQEIIEVLESLYRIFYLVDRYGSSSGYFYMAMEWATEEIRRIYEHNPPKYEKLWEIFNSRKGRIVYPIHAAAAFLNPAYVYNVVFKDNKAKVTEVMNFVVGNIVADEDKEAFVKQMMDYHAREPKLFTDIAKIMLKTSHPCEWWAYCGHDVPILMKYAIRILSQPCSGSAFKQSLSVFQSSHNEKQKRSALGASYDQRSPRMNMILTARFTARDASDKPIDLTQLGRLNLSDMSFSNDLLNEAGVPRLDIQPTQRSDLAAEQCPSWKFLQLQFVTQISSFQVTGQEVKGEQGYQIHVFLVDSTTGNVVQSGALSMLKLAVSALQGDFDEEARNIWTREDFEENEIGSTLDVPLMSGDLQVTLKGGMGTLGDVIFNYDSSIARSGKFRLGVKTFTDDSERISVREGISNAFVVKDIKDTREPDAAAHLTQVPENSQMMMTGNMDDMARPWSPLQNIADGETELYSQFFGSMWNAEAEYKHKRKDNVKSRQAAVRWLKLKAILQWAILRRMVVRKRAQKMSVRTQVPKQLEEYSDEDLNRRVEEFIWRFQLQMQELSKDKWKNNEKPLLLEPPQEVELESAPCPNSSIGNSRTFPKPNTLESRQPLTLFPSLLAGKDMEPMEIEGESGSFDALQEVDQGSALKECSTSLTGRHTELPQDKVRELLKPIARLSTSPTKVNEASLEKMNQRGVSSCRSCHHLNLQRSEMCRCGDSSSGAGLCYGSLGRRGNGSSFGFPDVRPGDWYCNAGKCGAHNFASRSSCFKCGVVKDDSPGGGSDCEVPLNTSESRRPLTLFPSLLDGSDGEPSEDEGDSGVSSDTQFDPEALVEEFIHHTMFPDDKAREFLKPATSLSTSPTKVNKASLDLSQKGSFQRRGSVLPPRRGQVKAIFFEKLRSTLKRYIMGYKLQADSKHTSSSSKDGGNQTSMDTRSCAPSQV, encoded by the exons ATGACTAGAAAGAAAGACAGATTTTGGGAATATGCAGAACGTCTGAATGGGCGATTTAAGTGCAATTTCTGCAGACGAGATTTTGCTGGGGGTGCCCCTAGAGTTAAGTCTCATTTATCGGGTATTAAAGGACGTGACATAGATATATGCACCAAGGTCCCCAAAGATGTCCAGTTGGCTGCTGCTGCAATGATTAAAGGTGCGAACAAGAGACCCAAAACTGAGGCCTTCTCTAGTAATTCTGATGGGACTTCTTCAGAATTATGTGAGCAAAATGACAGTAGTGTGCTGGATGATTTGCTCGCAAAGTTCTTGCTATTGAATAGCGTTGATAGTGGTGTTGTCCAATCATCGTCCTTTATTGATTTCATAAATGCTGTGGCCGCATTTGGTGCCGCCTATAAGCCGAGTCATTCTACACTCAAAACTGTGGTAATTCCTAAGTTGCTTGGAGAAGTTGAAGCACATGTGAGAAGTGTGAAGGAATCATGGGGAGAAACTGGTTGTACCCTCATCTCTGATGTTTTGTGCGATGAAATAGAGAAAACCTCCTTCATTAATATCATGGCGTACTCATGGAAAGGGGTAGTGTTGTTGAATACATTCAAAGTACCAACGAACAAGTTAACCAGTGACTTCTTGGAGGTAATCATCTGTTTTTCAATCAAAACTATAGGAGCAAACAATGTTGTCCAATATATTAACGGTGCTCCAAGTCTGGAACCTACAGGGGCTTTGCTCGCTAATGAATATCCTCACATATACATGACCCACTGTGTTGCTGCTGAGATTCAATCTCTTTTTGAGGAAGTTTACCATAAAATCGAGTGGGTTCATATGGTATTTGATGATGCTAGATGTCTACTAAATTGTATCTACGGGCATAGCGACCTTTTGTCACTTATAAGGAAGCACACCAACAATCGGGAGTTAAGACAACCTCAAATGATAGAGTTTTCCTCGAACTACGATATGCTACGGTCCATCATTGAGCTTAAAAGTGAGTTACTTCAACTTGTGCAGTCTTCCGACTGGCTTTCATTTGGTTCTGATGTGCAAGAGTTAGAGAAAGAAGTAACTGAGATACTTCTTAGTCCACAATTTTGGAATGAAGGGCAAGAGATAATAGAGGTTCTGGAGTCATTGTACCGAATTTTTTATCTAGTTGATAGATATGGTTCCTCTTCCGGGTACTTTTATATGGCGATGGAATGGGCGACTGAAGAAATAAGAAGGATTTATGAGCACAATCCACCTAAGTACGAGAAGCTGTGGGAGATTTTTAACTCAAGGAAAGGCAGGATTGTCTATCCAATACATGCCGCTGCAGCATTTCTAAATCCTGCATATGTGTATAACGTTGTGTTTAAAGATAATAAGGCTAAAGTAACTGAAGTCATGAACTTCGTGGTGGGAAATATTGTAGCTGACGAGGATAAAGAAGCTTTCGTGAAGCAAATGATGGATTATCATGCTAGAGAACCCAAATTATTCACAGATATAGCAAAGATAATGTTGAAGACATCTCACCCTT GCGAATGGTGGGCTTATTGCGGTCATGATGTTCCCATATTAATGAAGTACGCCATTAGAAtactcagtcaaccttgcagTGGTTCTGCGTTTAAACAGAGTCTGAGTGTGTTCCAGAGCAGCCATAATGAGAAGCAAAAGAGATCTGCACTTGGAGCATCATACGACCAAAGATCTCCAAGGATGAATATGATCTTGACCGCCAGATTCACAGCAAGGGATGCATCTGACAAGCCAATTGATCTTACACAGCTCGGCAGGCTTAATTTGAGCGACATGAGTTTCTCTAATGATTTGTTGAATGAGGCAGGGGTTCCCCGATTAGATATACAGCCAACTCAGAG GTCTGATTTAGCTGCTGAGCAATGTCCAAGTTGGAAATTTTTGCAGTTGCAGTTCGTAACACAAATTTCATCTTTCCAAGTTACTGGTCAAGAGGTTAAGGGCGAACAAGGATATCAGATTCATGTTTTCTTGGTAGACTCTACCACAGGTAATGTGGTACAAAGCGGTGCGTTATCAATGTTAAAATTGGCAGTTTCAGCACTTCAAGGAGACTTTGATGAAGAAGCTAGAAATATTTGGACAAGGGAGGattttgaagaaaatgaaataggtAGTACGCTGGATGTCCCACTAATGTCTGGTGACTTGCAAGTCACCCTAAAGGGTGGGATGGGAACATTGGGAGATGTTATATTTAACTACGATTCCAGCATAGCAAGAAGTGGAAAGTTCAGACTCGGGGTCAAAACTTTTACGGATGACAGCGAAAGGATTTCAGTTCGCGAGGGCATATCCAATGCATTCGTTGTGAAGGACATAAAGG ACACAAGGGAGCCCGATGCTGCTGCCCACTTGACACAGGTTCCTGAAAATTCACAAATGATGATGACGGGTAATATGGATGACATGGCACGACCATGGAGTCCTCTGCAAAATATTGCTGATGGCGAAACAGAACTCTACAGTCAGTTTTTCGGATCTATGTGGAATGCTGAAGCAGAGTACAAGCACAAGCGGAAGGACAACGTCAAATCGAGGCAGGCAGCAGTGAGATGGCTAAAGCTGAAAGCCATTTTGCAATGGGCCATTCTGAGGAGAATGGTCGTGAGGAAGAGAGCTCAGAAAATGTCTGTTAGGACCCAAGTGCCGAAGCAACTGGAAGAATATTCAGACGAAG ATTTAAATCGGAGAGTTGAAGAGTTCATATGGCGGTTCCAACTACAGATGCAAGAGCTCAGCAAGGATAAGTGGAAG AACAATGAGAAGCCACTGCTACTGGAGCCTCCTCAGGAAGTAGAGCTTGAATCGGCTCCGTGTCCTAATTCAAGTATCGGAAACTCCAGAACATTTCCAAAGCCGAATACCTTGGAGTCTAGACAACCGTTGACTCTCTTCCCATCGTTATTGGCTGGCAAGGACATGGAGCCTATGGAGATTGAG GGAGAATCTGGATCTTTCGATGCCCTTCAGGAGGTTGACCAGGGATCCGCATTAAAAGAATGTTCAACATCATTGACGGGACGACATACCGAGCTTCCACAGGATAAGGTGCGAGAGCTTCTGAAGCCCATAGCAAGACTGTCAACAAGTCCAACCAAAGTTAATGAGGCGAGTTTAG AGAAAATGAACCAGAGAGGAGTCTCGAGCTGCAGGTCGTGCCACCACCTCAACTTACAGAGGAGTGAGATGTGCCGCTGCGGCGACTCAAGCTCCGGTGCTGGGCTCTGCTATGGGAGTTTAGGCAGGAGGGGAAATGGCTCCTCGTTTGGGTTCCCTGACGTCCGCCCTGGGGACTGGTACTGCAATGCTGGGAAATGTGGCGCTCACAACTTTGCCAGTCGCTCCAGCTGCTTCAAGTGTGGCGTGGTCAAGGATGACTCCCCCGGTGGGGGTTCTGACTGCGAAGTGCCCCTAAATACGTCAGAATCTAGACGACCACTGACTCTCTTCCCGTCGTTATTGGATGGCAGTGACGGGGAGCCTAGTGAGGATGAG GGGGACTCTGGTGTTTCCAGCGACACTCAGTTTGATCCCGAAGCACTCGTTGAAGAATTTATTCATCATACAATGTTTCCTGATGATAAAGCACGAGAGTTTCTGAAGCCTGCAACAAGCCTGTCAACAAGTCCAACCAAAGTTAATAAAGCGAGTTTAG ATCTATCTCAGAAGGGTTCATTTCAAAGAAGAGGAAGCGTCCTACCACCGAGGCGTGGACAAGTGAAGGCAATCTTTTTTGAAAAACTTCGTTCGACTCTAAAGCGCTACATAATGGGATATAAG TTGCAGGCAGACTCAAAGCACACCTCCTCCAGCTCCAAAGATGGTGGCAATCAAACTAGCATGGACACTCGATCTTGTGCACCGTCTCAAGTATAG